A stretch of [Clostridium] innocuum DNA encodes these proteins:
- a CDS encoding transcriptional regulator produces MNNSKMYIHLFDGFLIEYGDAVLNMRDYLSRQSLSLLEVLILQDQKNVSRDFLMELFWDNSDNPLSSLKFNIFRLRKLLKEITALQDIDMIQTEKGGYRFQPEVETIVDSSLFEKEFEAIGKIDTYDDKTAVRARIIIDLYDGSLYKDTDQLWFVQKVEYFRNAFLTVVNKLCSYYLCSEQYSELKTIALKAATLEPSVEENHFYYIQALISEGDYTSAYEYYQTSTRMLVSEYAVSLSEKMKELYSSIIGNNEEKKNIEGITTYYRSKEIPSGALCCDNTAFDYIYEISMRNAARENIRYFLFIFEIKTDGDDKRLDVLAQKAEISIKGSLRSGDVFTRLNRYQFLVLLPCQREDDAYRIAQRVSSSFQGKVRNRKERLHYYIQNTNQ; encoded by the coding sequence ATGAACAACAGCAAAATGTATATCCATCTGTTTGATGGCTTTCTTATCGAATATGGTGATGCAGTATTGAATATGAGGGATTATCTTTCCCGTCAGTCACTCAGCCTGCTGGAAGTTCTGATCCTACAGGACCAAAAGAACGTATCCAGGGATTTTTTAATGGAATTGTTCTGGGATAACAGCGACAATCCACTGAGCTCTTTGAAGTTCAATATCTTTCGGCTGAGAAAGCTGTTGAAAGAAATCACGGCTCTGCAGGATATTGATATGATACAAACAGAAAAAGGGGGATATCGTTTCCAGCCTGAAGTAGAAACAATCGTTGATTCATCCCTGTTTGAAAAGGAATTTGAAGCCATTGGAAAAATAGACACATACGATGATAAGACTGCAGTGCGTGCGCGAATCATCATTGACCTGTACGATGGAAGCTTATATAAGGATACAGATCAGCTGTGGTTTGTTCAGAAGGTAGAGTATTTCCGCAACGCATTTTTAACGGTTGTGAATAAGCTGTGTTCATATTATCTTTGCAGTGAACAGTATTCGGAATTGAAAACGATCGCATTAAAGGCTGCTACTCTGGAGCCTTCAGTAGAAGAGAATCATTTCTATTATATACAGGCACTGATCAGCGAAGGAGATTATACTTCTGCCTACGAATATTATCAAACCTCTACAAGAATGCTGGTGAGTGAATATGCCGTCAGTCTATCTGAAAAAATGAAAGAGCTGTATTCCAGTATCATCGGCAATAATGAAGAAAAAAAGAATATAGAAGGAATTACCACCTATTATAGGAGCAAGGAGATTCCAAGCGGAGCATTATGCTGTGACAATACAGCGTTTGACTATATTTATGAAATATCCATGAGAAATGCAGCACGGGAGAATATCCGATATTTTCTGTTCATTTTTGAGATTAAGACGGATGGCGATGATAAGCGGCTGGATGTTTTGGCGCAAAAGGCTGAGATTTCCATTAAAGGCTCTTTAAGAAGCGGGGACGTATTTACAAGGCTGAACCGTTATCAGTTTCTTGTTCTGCTGCCATGTCAGCGTGAGGATGATGCCTATCGGATAGCACAGCGGGTATCCTCCAGCTTCCAGGGAAAGGTTCGAAACCGCAAAGAGCGTCTGCATTACTATATACAAAATACAAATCAGTAA
- the cls gene encoding cardiolipin synthase, whose protein sequence is MIRKLLSLLHNKILIVAVLILIQLFVFFGIVFKLSEYFVAIYFILIALSFCMSIYIINKNDNPTYKLTWVLLIMAVPVFGGLIYLLFGGQKVPKELRKRDSEALENYQEVSWQNTEIMEALEAEDPLAHKQANYLWKNAIFPIYNHTETTYFPVGEAKFGAMVEELKKAEKFIFMEYFIIAPGVMWDTILDILIDKVKKGVEVRVMYDDAGCITTLPQDYYQTLQRLGIQAKVFNPIKPRLAMQMNNRDHRKILVIDGKVGMTGGINLADEYINKKERFGHWKDCSVMIRGEAVWNLTLMFLQFWNYDEKEKDDVFSYKPDFKEFEHIHSDGYVQPYSDSPTDEENVGEYTHINMINSANRYVYATTPYLVIDNEMKTALLLAAKNGIDVRILVPHIPDKWYVFAVTRSNYKDLIEGGVKIYEYTPGFVHGKSFVVDDKMAIVGTVNMDYRSYYLHYECGVWFYRSKVVMDVKKDYLETLAKSHQVTLEECHQVRLPIRIMRAILNLFSPMM, encoded by the coding sequence ATGATTCGTAAACTACTGTCCCTTTTACATAATAAGATATTAATTGTCGCAGTATTGATTTTAATACAGCTGTTTGTATTCTTCGGTATTGTCTTTAAGCTCAGTGAATATTTCGTGGCAATCTATTTCATCCTGATTGCGCTGAGTTTCTGTATGAGTATCTATATTATCAATAAAAATGACAATCCGACCTACAAGCTGACCTGGGTATTGCTGATCATGGCAGTTCCTGTTTTCGGGGGGCTGATTTATCTGCTGTTTGGCGGACAGAAGGTTCCCAAGGAGCTGCGCAAAAGAGACAGCGAGGCACTGGAAAACTATCAGGAAGTATCATGGCAGAATACGGAAATTATGGAAGCACTGGAGGCGGAAGATCCGCTTGCGCATAAACAGGCCAATTATCTGTGGAAGAATGCCATCTTCCCTATTTATAACCATACTGAAACGACGTACTTTCCGGTTGGTGAAGCGAAATTCGGGGCAATGGTGGAAGAATTGAAAAAAGCTGAAAAATTCATTTTCATGGAATATTTCATCATCGCACCGGGTGTCATGTGGGACACCATTCTGGATATTTTAATTGATAAAGTGAAAAAGGGTGTTGAAGTACGCGTTATGTACGATGATGCCGGCTGTATAACCACACTGCCGCAGGATTATTATCAGACGCTTCAAAGACTGGGCATTCAGGCAAAGGTGTTTAATCCGATCAAGCCGCGTCTTGCTATGCAGATGAACAACCGTGATCATCGAAAGATTTTAGTAATTGACGGAAAAGTGGGAATGACCGGGGGAATCAATCTTGCCGATGAATATATAAATAAGAAAGAACGCTTCGGACATTGGAAAGACTGCAGCGTCATGATTCGCGGTGAGGCAGTATGGAATCTGACACTGATGTTTCTGCAATTCTGGAATTATGATGAAAAGGAAAAGGATGATGTGTTTTCCTATAAACCGGACTTTAAGGAGTTTGAGCATATCCATAGTGACGGCTATGTTCAGCCGTATAGCGATTCTCCAACGGATGAGGAAAATGTCGGGGAATACACGCATATCAATATGATCAACAGTGCCAACCGCTATGTCTATGCGACTACGCCTTATCTTGTGATTGATAACGAAATGAAAACAGCATTGCTGCTGGCTGCTAAAAACGGTATTGATGTCCGCATCCTTGTACCGCATATACCGGATAAATGGTATGTATTTGCCGTAACCCGCTCCAATTATAAGGATTTGATTGAGGGCGGTGTGAAAATCTACGAGTACACACCGGGCTTCGTTCATGGCAAAAGCTTTGTCGTCGATGACAAAATGGCGATTGTCGGCACTGTCAATATGGATTATCGTTCATACTATCTGCATTATGAGTGCGGTGTATGGTTCTACCGCAGCAAGGTGGTAATGGATGTGAAGAAGGATTATCTGGAGACTCTGGCGAAAAGTCATCAGGTAACGCTGGAGGAATGTCATCAGGTGCGGCTTCCAATCCGTATAATGCGGGCGATTCTGAATCTGTTTTCTCCTATGATGTAA
- a CDS encoding Zn-dependent exopeptidase M28, which translates to MDKTVLEKYTKTYGTRFSRRQKKRFIDVLNQEFHALGYESTRIEGKKLLSRAHNYLYGNMKQIKTVVVVPYDTPERKFWKKVLYFPFDGTKTANKTMVATYVPIFVFFALIFGGLYGLQPLITSTGLASLISFGLFLLTVMLMYWMMHGFHNAHNYNRNSASIAAAVEIAKGLSRDERKKVGFLFTDKNKMRYIGAEAAAKDFANAGKNPTLICLDCIGRGDTVQIGFNPQNRKLANEIAKYHPKKKAIDVIKLNEDMRTQSAMAYFKKAVVISCGELDDAGSLCVTGTGTGKDKYIDMETLDGNVAMVKEYLHNQK; encoded by the coding sequence ATGGATAAAACAGTATTGGAGAAGTATACAAAAACATATGGCACGCGCTTTAGCCGCAGACAGAAGAAACGCTTTATTGACGTTCTGAATCAGGAATTTCATGCGCTGGGCTATGAATCCACAAGGATAGAAGGAAAGAAGCTGCTGTCACGCGCACATAACTATCTGTATGGGAACATGAAGCAGATCAAGACGGTGGTTGTCGTTCCTTATGATACACCGGAAAGAAAGTTCTGGAAAAAGGTGCTGTATTTTCCTTTTGACGGAACTAAGACCGCAAACAAGACGATGGTGGCAACCTATGTTCCGATATTCGTTTTCTTTGCCCTTATTTTCGGAGGTCTGTACGGACTTCAGCCGCTGATCACTTCAACAGGTCTGGCATCTTTAATATCTTTCGGGCTGTTCCTGTTAACGGTTATGCTGATGTACTGGATGATGCATGGTTTTCACAACGCACATAACTATAACCGCAATTCCGCATCCATCGCAGCCGCTGTTGAAATTGCAAAGGGTTTGAGCAGGGATGAACGAAAAAAAGTGGGCTTCCTGTTTACAGATAAGAACAAAATGCGATACATCGGAGCAGAAGCAGCAGCCAAGGATTTTGCAAATGCAGGTAAAAATCCAACGCTGATCTGTCTGGACTGCATTGGAAGGGGCGATACGGTGCAGATCGGATTTAATCCGCAGAACCGCAAGCTGGCAAATGAAATTGCCAAATATCATCCCAAGAAGAAAGCTATAGATGTCATCAAGCTGAATGAGGATATGCGTACACAGAGTGCTATGGCCTATTTTAAAAAGGCGGTTGTCATATCCTGCGGAGAACTGGATGACGCAGGAAGTCTCTGTGTTACAGGGACCGGAACCGGTAAGGATAAGTATATTGATATGGAAACACTCGATGGCAATGTAGCTATGGTAAAAGAATATCTGCATAACCAGAAATAA